Proteins co-encoded in one Lasioglossum baleicum chromosome 3, iyLasBale1, whole genome shotgun sequence genomic window:
- the Uqcr-q gene encoding ubiquinol-cytochrome c reductase ubiquinone-binding protein — protein sequence MGRHWGSIAKLSGVTFFRLSPFEQRPFAGMIKDGIPNTIRRINESILMVTPCFLVAYIIQRWATHANHQLHRKNPADFADDK from the exons ATGGGCAGACATTGGGGAAGTATTGCGAAATTGAGTGGAGTCACATTCTTTCGACTCAGTCCATTTGAACAGAGACCATTTGCTGGAATGATAAAGGATGGTATACCAAATACGATACGCAGAATTAATGAAAGTATTCTTATGGTAACACCTT GCTTCCTTGTAGCTTACATAATCCAAAGATGGGCAACCCATGCAAATCACCAGCTTCATCGCAAGAATCCAGCTGACTTTGCTGATGACAAATAA